The segment AAAATCAATAAGAAATATCAATGTCAAGAATGGAATTAAACTTTGTAAAAGGTTTGTAACTCCTTTATTTACATAGTCTTTAAACTCTTTTGCTATTTCATCAAAGCTTATATTTCTTGTAAAATCCTTGTTATATGTCAACGGGTTACCTGATCCGACAGCCTGTCCGTCTGGTGCCGTTACAACTCCATCAGCATTAACTGGTGTATATCCATTGTTAATTAAGACCTGTGTTGCACTCGTTGCCCCTAAGTAATGAGAGTTTTGAGATAAGTCAACAACTCTTCTAACAACTCCATAAGCTTTTCCTCTTGCATCAACAATTTCAACTTTACCATTTCCAAGGTTAGCAACCACAATCCCAACGTGACCAGTAGTCCCTGATGAATAAGGCGAAAAATGAACAATATCTCCAGGTTTCAATGAGTTATAATCATTTTTATTAATTATTGTACCACTAGCACGATATAAGCCGTTTGCAGTCGTTCCATAATCTGATTTTTTACCAGAAATTGAAGTCATACCGACACCGTTAATTGCACGGCTAACAAGACTTGAACAATCGAAAGTATTTGAACCAAAACGATTATTCATATCATAGTTAGCTCCAACTTTCGAAGTAGCCCAATTAACTAAATCTTGTCTGAACTTTGTATCATCATAGGTTTGATTAGCAAAACCAAAAATAGTCATTGCAAAAAATAAAATAAATAAAATCTTCTTCATAAACTACCCCGCTGGTCCTGTTACTTTTCTAGGATATTTTGAAAGTATATTTAAATTCTTATCTAACTCAACAAATGTTTTATACTTAGTATCCCAAGCAAAGTAGAAATTTTTGTCAGGTCGATTTGGCATTTTATAAAAATTTCTTACAACAAATATTCCGTTTTTATACTTTTCAAAACCACTCCTTTCCATTCCATTACTGCTACAGTCACCACATTCAACATCTAAATACCATTTCTTACCCTGATTAATAAACTCAAACTGTCCATTAACCCACTTTCCCTTTAGTTTATCAAGATTATCTTTACCATCAGTTGTTAATTTTTCAGCAAAAATAACCATTCCTAAAAGAAACATAAAACATAACATGATTTTTCTCATGTAATCACTTCCCTCAAGTATTATTTACCATAATATTTTTAACCTCATAATTTCCTTTTTAAGCCTTTTTATATTCTTTTCCTTTCTTATATCACCTCCACTCATTAAAAAGTAA is part of the Sebaldella sp. S0638 genome and harbors:
- a CDS encoding type IV secretion system protein; amino-acid sequence: MKKILFILFFAMTIFGFANQTYDDTKFRQDLVNWATSKVGANYDMNNRFGSNTFDCSSLVSRAINGVGMTSISGKKSDYGTTANGLYRASGTIINKNDYNSLKPGDIVHFSPYSSGTTGHVGIVVANLGNGKVEIVDARGKAYGVVRRVVDLSQNSHYLGATSATQVLINNGYTPVNADGVVTAPDGQAVGSGNPLTYNKDFTRNISFDEIAKEFKDYVNKGVTNLLQSLIPFLTLIFLIDFAVFAIGSYLNKTENFMKETIFRLSKFTFFAYIIGGSLELMQMVFDMFTEVAKTLSGVENPSIDGLIDIYIANVKSILNALLDFKLTLNVIFNPTGTAIYFLFLLVVLIAMTVAYLQICYEIFSTTIIFYIAVGLSFGLFPLKVGKITAKYGTNPASVMVSCGLKIIITLMMVGVANGLLSKAVLKAEAIKNMDYMQVLWILGYTLVVCFLVKRIDSIFSQFR